The genomic stretch TTGAGCAACAATGGCATTTTCAAGAACGTTTAAGTTTTCAAAAAGGTTAAATGATTGGAAAACCATGCCAAGTTTTTCACGGTATTCTGTCAAGTTATAATCTTTTTCAAGAACGTTTTGTCCGTGGAAAAGAATTTCTCCAGCAGTTGGATCTTCTAAAAGATTGATAGAGCGGAGGAATGTTGATTTCCCTGAACCTGATGAACCAATGATAGAAATAACTTCACCTTTATTTACAGAAAGTGAAATATCTTTTAGGACCTCATTTTGTCCATAAGATTTTTTAAGGTGTTTAATTTCAATAATAGGTTGAGACATTATTTCACCTCTTTCGTTTGGTTTTGGTTAGCACCAGTTGTGTAAGTGTCCGCATCGAAACGACGTTCGATAAAGCGCAAGATGCGTGTCACTGTAAAGGTGAGAACAAAGTAGATAATAGCGATAATTGTAAATGTTTGGAAGTATTGATATGTTTGAGTTGCAACGGTATTACCTGAGAAGTAAAGTTCGACAACTGAGATAACATTCAATACTGAAGTATCTTTGATGTTGATGACAAATTCGTTACCAGTTGCTGGCAAGATGTTGCGGACAACTTGTGGAAGAACGATTTTGCGCATTGTTTGACCGTGTGTAAATCCAAGTGCTGTAGCAGCTTCGAACTGACCTTTGTCAACAGCGAAGATACCACCACGAACGATTTCACTCATGTAAGCACCAGTATTGATTGAAACAATAAAGATGGCTGCAAGAGTACGGTCGATTGAAATACCAAAGGCTTGAGCAGTACCGTAGTAGATAACCATTGCTTGTACAATCATCGGTGTACCACGGAAGATTTCGATATAAACGCTAAGTAACCAACCAAATACTTTTTGAAGACCAGCAAGGAATTTATTGGCAGCTTTTGGAGCTGTGCGGTAAACACCAATCAAAAGACCGATAAAGAGACCAACAACTGTACCGATGATAGAGATGAGAAGTGTAACTCCCGCACCACGTAGAAATTGGTTCCAGTTTTTCTCGAAGATTCCCCACATATCAGTGAAGAAATTACTCTTTTGATCTTTTTCAGACTTGTCAGCTGGTTGTTTTTCAATCATGTCATCCATGAGTTGCAAACGGTCATTATCAGAGATGCCAGCTAAAACGGCATTTACTTTAGCAAGTGTGTCAGTGTCATCTTTACGAAGACCAACGGCAATGGCTGTGTCTGCTTTAGATGTCGCAAAACCTTTGCCATCTTCAAAAGCAATCATCTTGAAGTCGCTATTTGCATTTTCAGCAGAGATAGCATCAGGACGTTCAGAAACATAACCATCAATAATACCAGATTCAAGTGCTTGACGCATTTGGTTGAAGTCACCCATAGCAGTTTCTTTTGAAGCGCCTTTGATTTGGTCAATCAAGTTGTAAAGGTAGACACCTTGTTGAGATGTTAATTTTGCACCAGCAAAATCTTTAAGTGATGTAGCTTGTGCAAAGTCACCTTTTTTAGAAACAACGATAACTGGGTAGCTTGTATAGTAACTATCTGAGAATGCAATTTCTTTCTTACGTTCAGCGGTAGGACTCATTCCGGCAGCAATCATGTCAATCTTTCCGGAAGTAAGTGCTGGAATTAATCCTGTCCAAGTAGTTTTGACAACGAGGAGTTCCTTGCCTAAGCTGTCTGCTATTTTCTTAGCTATTTGGACATCGTATCCGTTAGCATACTGGCTAGTTCCTTCGATAGGAACAGCTCCATTAGAATCATCATCTTGTGTCCAGTTAAATGGGGCATAGGCTGCTTCCATACCGACACGAAGATATTCGTCAGCGTTTGCGCTAGTCATTCCTCCAAAGAGAAGAAGAAGGGCTGCGAAACAACTTAAAAGTAACTTTTTCATTTAAGACTC from Streptococcus ruminicola encodes the following:
- a CDS encoding ABC transporter permease subunit (The N-terminal region of this protein, as described by TIGR01726, is a three transmembrane segment that identifies a subfamily of ABC transporter permease subunits, which specificities that include histidine, arginine, glutamine, glutamate, L-cystine (sic), the opines (in Agrobacterium) octopine and nopaline, etc.), yielding MKKLLLSCFAALLLLFGGMTSANADEYLRVGMEAAYAPFNWTQDDDSNGAVPIEGTSQYANGYDVQIAKKIADSLGKELLVVKTTWTGLIPALTSGKIDMIAAGMSPTAERKKEIAFSDSYYTSYPVIVVSKKGDFAQATSLKDFAGAKLTSQQGVYLYNLIDQIKGASKETAMGDFNQMRQALESGIIDGYVSERPDAISAENANSDFKMIAFEDGKGFATSKADTAIAVGLRKDDTDTLAKVNAVLAGISDNDRLQLMDDMIEKQPADKSEKDQKSNFFTDMWGIFEKNWNQFLRGAGVTLLISIIGTVVGLFIGLLIGVYRTAPKAANKFLAGLQKVFGWLLSVYIEIFRGTPMIVQAMVIYYGTAQAFGISIDRTLAAIFIVSINTGAYMSEIVRGGIFAVDKGQFEAATALGFTHGQTMRKIVLPQVVRNILPATGNEFVINIKDTSVLNVISVVELYFSGNTVATQTYQYFQTFTIIAIIYFVLTFTVTRILRFIERRFDADTYTTGANQNQTKEVK